One part of the Salinivirga cyanobacteriivorans genome encodes these proteins:
- a CDS encoding Spy/CpxP family protein refolding chaperone — protein MKKLTLLTGLMLIAGLTLLNAQRGQRYNSDNTRTFNRECAIPDLTEAQEGNIEDLRTAHWKEMENYRADLMILRAEMQKLQVGDNPDVDAIDKKIEGMGKIRTEMQKAANQHRMEVRELLNDDQKAWFDRRGKRFGQRGFGPGHGRRGDGYRRGARNGYGNGYGNGMRNRDGSCRW, from the coding sequence ATGAAAAAACTAACATTATTAACCGGGTTAATGCTGATAGCAGGCTTAACCCTTCTAAATGCTCAAAGAGGCCAAAGGTACAACAGCGACAACACCCGTACATTTAATAGAGAGTGTGCAATACCTGATTTGACTGAAGCGCAGGAAGGCAATATCGAAGACCTGAGAACTGCTCACTGGAAAGAAATGGAAAACTACCGGGCAGACTTAATGATTTTGCGTGCTGAGATGCAAAAGCTACAGGTAGGTGACAATCCTGATGTTGATGCCATTGACAAAAAGATTGAAGGAATGGGTAAGATCAGAACTGAAATGCAAAAAGCAGCCAATCAACACAGGATGGAGGTTCGCGAATTACTTAATGATGATCAAAAAGCCTGGTTCGACAGGCGGGGAAAACGATTTGGTCAACGCGGGTTTGGCCCCGGCCACGGCAGAAGAGGTGATGGTTACCGCAGAGGTGCCAGGAACGGTTACGGGAATGGTTATGGAAATGGAATGAGAAATAGAGACGGAAGCTGCAGATGGTAA